Below is a window of Argopecten irradians isolate NY unplaced genomic scaffold, Ai_NY scaffold_1081, whole genome shotgun sequence DNA.
gcggcggacgatgaagcctgaaatagctggcaaaatccctgcagccatgtattcaccgggccttaaatgtgtttagagaattatatattccggtattgttgattgatggagcgaatcagcttgataatatttcagaaactagcctaatgtcatattgtttatattcaacgtcatgcaaatgtttgaatcatttgaacattatacacgttagttacaaacatttgaccgacatctgaatcgaatgaaaacgaaagggatacccacatggcttcatattatcggaaaggaaaacaaatacaacttgctggttttgttttaatgacaggacattttaattatatcaaattaatgaaattatgatactaagaaaatatatcgtaaaaaaccggtacaggtaaactgtatcgcggtacaatattttttggtggtgcattgcaataccccaatataccggtgaaccgcggcagccctagtataaaataacttttgacacattttcataaaatttgaaTAACTGCAGTCTGTGACGTTAATTTTTTTCGCTGCTAGTCATTTAAACcccaaaattttactagtcAGATTATTCAGTCATTAGTCTAAATTACATATACAGCCGTTTTCCTTCACCAATTTAGTCATGATCAGTTTACGATTTTTGATCCAAATTACAGCCTGGATGCATTCTTGAATGTAAATCTCAAAAATTGTTGTACAATGCAAATATAGCATATGCCAATTTTTATCAGGTTGTTAGCCACTAGTCCAATTGTACTAGTTAATAACAAATTGGCACTAGTCCGACCGTAAAAATTACTAGTCATGGGCatcggactagtgcttaaagttaTGGACTGTAACTGCCTTAAGCTTTGGTAATGATCAAACTTAGGACCTATAGCTAGCCCTGACTAAATTGTCCTATACTCAGTCGAGCTAAAGAGAAATTCTCTAGTCTAAAGGTGTATTGCCAGTGTAATGGTTCGGAGTTTCAGGATTGCATAGAGAGTTAAGGTCACTCCTTTCCTCTTCAAATAAGACAGTCGTCACACTTAGAACTGGAAACAATGACCTTCAGTTATGAATATAATTAGGACATTGTGATTAAGGTACATGTGGACATTTGTAGCCACTAACTTCCCTAATCAGATTAAAACACAATCCAAATACATTTAAATTGAAGTACAACAAGTTCCCATGTTTAATGAGACTAATCTAGAGGAGTCCTGGCCTTaagatcatgaaacagtcttatATTAAGTCTAAAAGTAGAAACAATCTTAAGTTTAGACAGGTTTAGCCAATAAAAAATGGTGTTACAAAGTGCTACGTCATATTTGATTGGCTGAGTCTAAATTTAAGTCATAAGATTGTGACATATGAAAGATTATCGTTTTCCCTAACCTTCATTACGGAATTTAGACTTGTTTGTCTGGGGTGTCAACCCTTGACCATCCTCTTGTTGACCTGAGCAccataataaataaaaaggtgtattgataataaaactatacatattattaatatattattaatacaCAATATGTAATGATGGTATTGTGGTCAGagctatttttcaaaatttaatatgcCATTAAGTTTTGAATATAGTGAAAATGTTCAGATTAAAGGAAAGGTATGACCTTGTGGAAATGTAGCCAAATCTTCAATTAGTTTTTTATCATCAACATCTTTGTctttaatgtttaatatttttaaaagaaagtTTTATTTAATCTTGTATTGTTGATAGATTGATGAATTGCCTGAAGGAGCAGTGAAGCCACCCAAGGGGAAATTCCCAATTTTCTTCTACGGAACACATGAAACGTGAGTTCTGCTATcaacttttaaagatgctccaccgctgacaaatggtattttttcactatcaaaaaacagcagcagacgatttagtatttttcttcagttacaaaagttacttactttagtttgagcttctaattttacttcaagttaaaaatgtaaaaaaaataattaattgcatcctgaaaaaattttGGGtgactatatcctatatggaatgaagtactgattgtgcatgacccaaaggcaaaataaattattttttattattttttgtgtgttaattagacttatgtatacacgattaaaaacacttattattgttcaaatgatgaatatcatttatactctagctctgtcggcggtggagcatctttaacagctTAGATCCTTTTATCAGGACTTTTATTATCTTTCAGAAAACTTTGTATAAACTAGGGTCAACTTTAGGGGTAtttttttatgcaataaaagtctcaatgtaattaaaaaatccTCTTCTAAAGCAATACGAGTCTAATAAAAATTAGAattgtaattctgctccactatGATACTCTACATTACACTCCAATACCAGATCTAACAACTGCGTCGGGTcgcctcagcatgacccctgaaTTGGAACATCTCGGGAGATACTGTTAGTCGTTTATACTTCTGAATGAATCAACCATGCTAAAGATTCTGTATGCGagacgctgattggctaaccaacTGACCCCAAACAAGGAGTTGTTCGATCTTATATTGGAGCATAATATACACTAATAGTAGTGTAGGGcaaaaatttaattataattttaatgaaGATTGAAAGCAGTAAAGTTGTGGAAAAACACTACACTTACACTTTTATTGCATGCATTTTTAATCAGTAGGACATATATTGGCTATGGAGACTGAATAAGCAAGAtggtttttatttcaatattaatttgCACTGGTGCTTTTACATGGCACCAAACAGGACGTGTTTTCCATAATGAGTGAAAACAAAGAGAAGTATGCAGTATTAAAAGACAAAATCAAAGGCTCTTCAAACGAAGGCTACTAATGGGAGATCACTAAAATAACCCAATTTCAAGTATTGCAGGGAAGGCTGCTGAGTTTTTTTATCTCCTAAATGTGGCTTGTATTCTCCGTCGGCTTAGAAGCCAGTTGAAAGTGCGTCTCCAGACAACTCTTATTATTACCAAGCTACCATCCCATTTGTGGTATTATGTAACTGACAACCTTGGGGTGAAATGAACAACAGTCCAAATTGCCCCTCTGCTGAACCTTTCTGAATTCAGTCGACCTTACCAGTCTATAACCGACCTAAATTGATCCTCCCAGGTGTGAAAGGCATATACTATATAATCTAACTGTATTAAAACGACCGGGCTGTCCTTACGGCCACAGCCGAGTACGCATGAACATATAGGATACCGCGGACGACACTCGAGAGTTCTTGTTATATTAACGAACCCAAAATCACACATGCATTTGTCTTCCTATtgcaaagataaaaaaaaaacagccaAGCCCAAGTTTAACGCTATCCTATAGGTCTGGGGGGGATCCAACCCAACCCCGGGCAGAAAGGCAAGACAACAAGAGTCTAGTTCGCAAATGGCTCTGGTTTATATATCACTTTAGGTGTTTTTCACATATCGCGGGGTTAGAAACATAAATTAGCACTTATTCTCTTGCATGAAGTCTCCATCGGCTTTTCGGTACCAGATGGCCGAAGCCGTCTGCATGTCCGAGCCTGGATATTGCAAGGAAAATGTGCTATTTATTCACGAtgttttgtgataaaaaatCAAGAATAATCACTTCCAAAACCaactaaaataatgatgaacaaTGATTTACTCACATAAGAACGACATGAATGTAGAAATATGGTACTGAAAATGTATCGGTCTAGCTAAGCATGACGGCAAGCCATTTTGGGAGATTAGTAACAGAGGAGTCGGAAATAGCTgatttccggattttttttaattatttttttttttcacactatttttttctctccatttttttatctataaaataaatgaataaaatgataaaagaaaataataaaaaaaaaacattaaaaactatttttatttttttttctgcttttaaatacattgtaattttgtagCTAATTATGATAGATAAGTGGTAGgcctaaacaaatatttgttttagaaatttttaatcttattcatgaataaaaacagaaagataaataaaaaataaatagataattgaaaaataaaagtgcctaaaatataatacataattaaaagatgtattagattatgtgatatattatatatttaatagttTTCCTATTATTTTGACTGTTTTTAGTACAACAAAACATGTCCCAcaatatacattgatacatgtatttaatattttttcgaAAGGGGCGATTCAATTAAGAGACCAACTGTCATATGAAACCTATTTTAACCAATCTCCTTTCGGGAAGGtctcttaaaacaatttttgacTGTATCTGTATAAAAGAAATTTGCAAACTTTGCAATCAATTTGTCTCCACCTTGGAATATGGGCTTTTGAGATCACAAAAAAGATGTGGAATATAGTACAATTGTACTGTCCATTAGCCCCACCTTCTGGTGTTTATGACGTCACCAAAACTCACGTCAAATGATTGACGCCATAATCACCAGATGAtgggactaatcaacggtaaattgtacATTTACCCACAATTGTTTTGGAATCTCGAAACCCCTAAATTTATCACTGCGCCCAGAACATGACTGCTAATgagattaataaaaaaaaaatacctgtGAGGGCGAGACAAGGAAATTTCAAATCTTCCTACTATGCAACTAAAGCAAGTTTCCGACAAGTCTATTGTAGCATTGTCTCATTAACCCAGTTTAATTAAATTGGATGATCAGAGACCATTTATTGATGAGTGATTTTATTGATGTGTGTATTTCATTAGACAGTTTTTGATTCCCAGAagtgtataattatattaattggttttttttaaataaacagcAAAAGTTTCTCGTACTCGGCTTGAAGGAGGACCCCCTGAGAAGAGAACAAGTCGAGGGAAGAACCGAAAAGAGGACAGGATGAAGCACAAGAGGAGGAGGTTTAAACCTAAGTGCAAACAAGGTAAATTGTTCTGATAAGTGGTTAAATCACTGGGGTGAAACTGGTAAATTGAGTCTGGAAACGTGGGTAAATACCTGGAAGTGAAAAAGGTTTAATTTGTACTGGAAAGTGGGATATTACTGGGGCAAAAAAGTGTAAAATTGTCCCCTGTATAGTGAGTCTACTACCTGGATATAAAAGTTATTATAGTTAGGATAGTGGTAAAATAATAAGGGTGGAATCACAACAATTGTCTGTAGCAGGTAAGATGGGAACTCACAGCGGTAGTCAACACGGTAAAATTGTCCTGGATAGTGGTAAATTACTTGGGTAAAAAGGTTTATTATTGCTCTGAGGGAATAGAGTTAAATAACAGGTGTGTTGAAAAAGGGTAAAAATGGTCCGGATGCGAGAGAGAAAATACTGTGAGGTCACAAGGTACCTTTCACTCCCGTTTAGTAGGATAATACTGTGGTAAAACAAGGTGAATTTAGGTCCCCCCCCTAGTGATTATTGGGTCTAAAATGCATCGAGGACAAAAAAGAGTAACTAGTGTCTTGATAACGCTCCAATACACTGGTAACAAGGTAACAATTGTGGTGGACAGTGAAAAAACAGAGGTACAAAAAGGTACAgttaatattttacaataataatgaAAGTGGTCTAATCGCTCCCTAAACAAGGTTTTGACATTTAATCAGTTTTTTTAGGGGATACCAACAAGTGGACGACCATAGATCATGACTGAAACATCTGTTACCGATACCTTGATGTAAAAATGGAGTCTAGTATTTGACCTCGGTGACCAGTGGACTGCCAGTGTTTAATGTATTGAATATTTTCCTtctacaccacagaacacactGCCCAAAGCCCAGGAACCCCACAGAAAAAGTGCAGGAATGAGCAACAACAGGGGTTAAAGTGGACAGAAGACCAACTGCAATAAGATGTTTTAAATTTCGGGTATGTGTGATTAATCatcaaatatttctatttattttgtaaactttTATATTGCAGGGGTTGTCtcatttgtcaaaaaaaaatgttactaCTGGCCCTTAAGATTGCAATGAAATTGGGAAACATCTGCATCTTTATCCTTTTCACTAGATAAAATTGTAGAAATGGAAAAAAACCCCAGCAAATAAGTTCCGAAGCAATCAAGTCAACGATAAATTTTTTTTACACTCCGCATAAATTTTCAGGGGTTTACAATTTCGGTGAATCATTAatctttgataattttataagtcGTTATATCTGTAGACGATCAGGCAAGTAATATAATTCGATTCAATGATTTTGGATGAGGATTTTCATGGAGTTATTAAACCGTGCACGGTTATTATTATGTATCCATAATGTGAACTTTAGTGGAAATAAAATCCCCCACAAATATTACTTACTACACAGTACATTAGAAATTAGATTAGAATGCTGTCCTCGCTGAgagatttgatattttatgtggttcagtttttaTTGCCTAGctggtaagcgatatcaaacaagtacggtAAAATGCAAACACAcgtttaataatggtttgctttgctccattagcagaaATAATGCACCAGTTGTAGCTCttaagacgacaccattttctgtcttttgagctacaatattgcagctaggtaCTTGCCAaatactgactgctggtcggatGGTTTTcctccaggtactctggctcTCCTCCGCCAATAAAGCGGGCGCACATCcgggatgttaaactaataaaaaacccaaaacacaACCTTTGTTGATAAGGATTGAAAATCTgtgaaatatcatcaatatgATGATTTAATTCTTACAGGGAAAGCCTGCCAAGAGAGCGAAGAAAGAAGCAGTGGTAGAGGAGGAGGAAGAAGGAGCAGAAGAAGAACCAGAGGAGGATGAAGACTTCGATGAAATCGAGTCACCTCCTTCTGATAATTCTGATGATgagttttttgtattttatataaagacgGTGAAACAAGCagcaaaacaacaaaattaaaacagattTACACAGAGAATCTTCATTGTTTGGGTGTTTTTATCTTTTTCGTAGGTGATAAACACAGAAATTCTATGgttaaaattgttatttataaactttaaaaaaaaaaataaccgcAATTGTGATAATCATATTATATGAGTAAAAAAAGTACAGCACAGCTCTGCTGCATGAATCGTAATTTTGCTTTGGGGACTTTTACAAACAAGGCTTCTTTCGTTTTATATAGGACTTTGACTTAGAAGAGAAGAAACCTAAGGGCCGTGGCCGTCCGAAGGGTTCAGCTAAATCCAAGGGAGGCAAATCAAAGAAAGCTGATGAGTCATCTGGCGATGACAGCGAAGATGACGAAAACGAAGAGAAAGAtgagaaggaggaggaggaggatgaaGACGTTGAAGAAAAACCAAAGAAATCCAAAAAAACCTGCTCCAGTGAGGAGACAGAGCAGAGGAGGCGGGTCCACAAGTAAAAGAGGAGGTAGGGTCAAAGGTCACTGTACCAGTAGGGTCAAAGGTCACTGTACCAGTAGGGTTTAAAGGTCACTGTACCCAGTAGGGTTAAAGGTCACTGTACCAGTGGGAAAAGTTACATTAcattagatttttttaaaaaggttattaaaaaaataataagaaaatgaTAATTGTTTCCACAGTAGCCATGTGGTCAAGAaatcaaaatgtattactataaGCCCTCCATCC
It encodes the following:
- the LOC138313932 gene encoding nucleolin-like; its protein translation is KVSRTRLEGGPPEKRTSRGKNRKEDRMKHKRRRFKPKCKQDDQGKPAKRAKKEAVVEEEEEGAEEEPEEDEDFDEIESPPSDNSDDEFFDFDLEEKKPKGRGRPKGSAKSKGGKSKKADESSGDDSEDDENEEKDEKEEEEDEDVEEKPKKSKKTCSSEETEQRRRVHK